The following proteins are encoded in a genomic region of Alnus glutinosa chromosome 8, dhAlnGlut1.1, whole genome shotgun sequence:
- the LOC133875764 gene encoding glycine-rich RNA-binding protein 2, mitochondrial-like — MAFFSKVGNILRQTACKQISSEFGPSKLSLFQAIRCMTSGQSSKVFVGGLSFGTDEQGLREAFSKYGDVIEARVIMDRETGRSRGFGFITYTSSEEASSAIQALDGQDLHGRRVRVNYATERARPSFGGGGYGAYGGGGGYGNNAYGGGGGGGGYGSGGYGSGGNYQGGGGGGGDSYTSNYGADSYGSTGTGGGGGYNKGGNYAGGNTYDVGNSGDFGSSGGNYGVAGGDGGSDNHFGSGNFASGGYGASAGQGFGSNESSSIGGAAGDLSQDEPLEGNLRDDDDDTGDFAKRA; from the exons ATGGCTTTTTTTAGTAAAGTTGGGAATATTCTTAGACAGACTGCGTGCAAGCAGATCAGCTCCGAATTTGGTCCTTCAAAACTGTCTCTCTTTCAAGCTATACGATGCATGACGTCCGGGCAAAGTTCTAAAGTCTTTGTAGGAG GTCTTTCATTTGGCACGGATGAGCAAGGTCTGAGGGAAGCTTTTTCCAAGTATGGTGACGTCATTGAAG CAAGAGTCATTATGGATCGTGAAACTGGCAGATCCAGAGGATTTGGCTTTATTACATACACTTCTAGTGAGGAAGCTTCCAGTGCTATCCAGGCCTTGGATGGACAg GATCTCCATGGTCGTCGAGTACGGGTGAATTATGCTACTGAAAGGGCTCGGCCTAGCTTTGGTGGTGGTGGCTATGGCGCTTATGGCGGTGGAGGAGGCTATGGTAACAATGCTTATGGtggtggcggcggcggcggtgGATATGGCTCGGGTGGTTATGGGTCTGGTGGGAATTATCAaggtggtggcggtggtggtggtgatagCTATACCAGTAACTATGGTGCTGACAGCTATGGAAGTACTGGcactggtggtggtggtggctaTAACAAGGGTGGTAATTATGCAGGTGGAAACACTTATGATGTTGGGAACAGTGGAGACTTTGGCAGTAGTGGTGGAAATTACGGTGTTGCTGGTGGTGACGGTGGTAGTGATAACCATTTTGGCTCTGGTAACTTTGCCAGTGGAGGATATGGTGCAAGTGCTGGACAGGGGTTTGGTAGCAATGAGAGCAGCAGCATAGGTGGTGCAGCTGGAGATTTAAGCCAGGATGAACCATTAGAGGGAAACCTAAGGGATGACGATGATGATACTGGTGATTTTGCCAAAAGGGCCTGA
- the LOC133876392 gene encoding presenilin-like protein At2g29900, with protein sequence MAQNQRPRSILESLGEEIVRIITPVSICMFMVVLLVSVLNSSSSSSSSASVSSIATIAYAETSTDSSWDKFLGALLNSLVFVAVVTVVTFVLVLLFYLRCTKFLKLYMGFSAFVVLGFMGGEIALFLIEDFSIPIDCITFMVVLFNFAAVGVLAVFMSKMAIIVTQGYLIVIGMLVAYWFTLLPEWTTWVLLVALALYDLAAVLLPVGPLRLLVELAISRDEDIPALVYEARPVTYNDSGPMDGVAQRKVWRDRRGEDLNDGSNSNSNTNYVFVDNVDSGSNTLSNSNAVLDSNSDSNTLVSGYNDASLVGAEEGRVPERDAELSVPLIDRRMIIQPQQQEDAVSSESLMLEGIGLGSSGAIKLGLGDFIFYSVLVGRAAMYDFMTVYACYLAIIAGLGVTLVLLALYRKALPALPVSIALGVLFYLLTRFLLEVFVVQCSLNLLMF encoded by the coding sequence ATGGCCCAAAACCAAAGACCCAGAAGCATTCTTGAGTCTCTGGGAGAAGAGATTGTCAGAATCATAACTCCAGTCTCAATCTGCATGTTTATGGTGGTCCTTTTGGTCTCTGTCCTCAATTCAagttcttcgtcttcttcttcagcatCAGTCAGTTCCATAGCCACCATAGCATATGCTGAGACCAGTACAGACTCCTCCTGGGACAAATTCTTAGGTGCCCTTTTGAACTCCCTTGTGTTTGTGGCTGTTGTCACGGTTGTAACCTTTGTTTTGGTGCTCCTATTCTACCTCAGATGCACCAAGTTCTTGAAACTCTACATGGGTTTTTctgcttttgttgttttgggATTCATGGGTGGTGAAATTGCTTTGTTTCTGATTGAAGATTTTAGTATTCCTATTGATTGTATTACATTTATGGtggttttgtttaattttgctGCTGTGGGTGTTTTGGCTGTTTTCATGTCAAAAATGGCAATTATTGTGACACAAGGCTACTTGATTGTTATTGGGATGTTGGTTGCTTACTGGTTTACTCTATTGCCTGAATGGACTACTTGGGTGCTATTGGTTGCATTGGCATTGTATGATCTTGCCGCGGTGTTGTTGCCAGTTGGCCCGTTAAGGCTCTTGGTAGAGCTTGCGATATCAAGGGATGAAGATATCCCGGCACTGGTTTATGAGGCTCGGCCGGTGACTTATAATGATTCAGGTCCAATGGATGGTGTAGCTCAGAGGAAGGTATGGAGAGATAGGAGGGGTGAGGATTTAAATGATGGGTCTAACAGCAATTCAAACACGAATTATGTttttgttgacaatgtggattcaGGGTCTAACACCCTTTCAAACTCCAATGCTGTTCTGGATTCAAATTCAGATTCTAATACCTTAGTTAGTGGCTACAATGATGCTTCTTTGGTTGGAGCTGAAGAGGGGCGGGTTCCAGAAAGGGACGCGGAGCTATCTGTGCCATTAATTGATCGTAGGATGATTATTCAGCCGCAGCAACAAGAAGATGCTGTGTCAAGTGAAAGTTTGATGCTAGAGGGAATTGGGTTAGGGTCTTCTGGTGCAATCAAGCTGGGGCTTGGGGATTTCATCTTCTACAGTGTGTTGGTTGGTAGGGCTGCCATGTATGATTTTATGACAGTGTATGCATGTTATCTTGCTATAATAGCGGGTCTCGGTGTCACTTTGGTGCTCTTGGCACTATATCGGAAAGCTTTGCCAGCTCTTCCTGTGTCAATAGCGTTAGGTGTGTTGTTTTATCTCTTGACACGGTTCCTACTCGAAGTTTTTGTTGTACAATGTTCTTTGAACCTCTTGATGTTCTGA